Proteins encoded by one window of Candidatus Sumerlaea chitinivorans:
- a CDS encoding Serine phosphatase RsbU, regulator of sigma subunit → MANSRKILVVDDDYQVVEFIKAILKTKSYHVICGYDGKEGWELLIRERPDLAIIDLRMPGMSGLEFCRRVRRTPEIAQMPLIVISGIGATSDKPESFWAAGLRCDDFLYKPFDPLALLGRVEHLLRRREYISHAGETLMQQAAAEVRRPPMQDSGWREDPVAVVRVFIESWNTRDFALEYETLAEEMKAGLSREEYVQSRLTAYASANGARIVRRMLDSAVKVAHNAACVDCLREDVMDGQAQAKDERYLLRHTPSGWKIMSVQSRPLPPTA, encoded by the coding sequence ATGGCAAACTCTCGGAAAATCCTTGTTGTCGACGACGACTACCAAGTTGTTGAGTTCATCAAGGCAATCCTGAAAACGAAGTCCTACCATGTGATTTGCGGCTATGACGGTAAGGAAGGTTGGGAGTTGCTCATTCGGGAGCGACCCGACCTGGCAATCATTGATCTTCGTATGCCCGGCATGAGTGGTTTGGAGTTTTGCAGGCGCGTGCGTCGGACCCCAGAGATTGCTCAAATGCCGCTCATCGTGATCTCAGGTATCGGGGCAACGTCCGACAAGCCAGAGTCCTTTTGGGCAGCGGGCCTGCGGTGCGACGATTTTCTCTATAAGCCCTTTGATCCGCTGGCTCTTCTGGGCCGGGTGGAGCACTTATTGCGCCGGCGCGAGTATATTTCGCATGCGGGGGAGACCTTGATGCAGCAGGCGGCGGCAGAAGTCCGGCGCCCTCCCATGCAGGATTCGGGATGGCGAGAGGATCCAGTTGCTGTGGTTCGCGTTTTCATCGAAAGCTGGAACACACGTGATTTTGCTCTCGAGTATGAAACATTAGCCGAGGAAATGAAGGCTGGCTTGAGCCGCGAGGAGTACGTCCAGAGCCGGCTAACAGCCTACGCGAGTGCAAATGGTGCGCGTATCGTCAGGCGCATGCTCGATTCAGCCGTCAAGGTTGCCCACAATGCAGCGTGCGTGGATTGCCTGCGCGAAGATGTCATGGACGGGCAGGCCCAAGCCAAGGACGAACGCTACCTCCTGCGACACACTCCTTCGGGCTGGAAGATTATGAGCGTCCAATCCCGCCCTCTTCCACCGACAGCCTGA
- a CDS encoding Threonine synthase gives MASEPWQGVIRAYREFLPVGDDTPIISLNEGNTPLIPAPALAREIGPRAEVFLKFEGLNPTGSFKDRGMTMAVTKAVEEGSSAVMCASTGNTSASAAAYAARAGLACIVIIPDGNIALGKLAQALMHGAKVFAVQGNFDDALRIVREVTTRFRITLVNSINPYRIEGQKTGSFEICDVLGDAPDFHFIPVGNAGNITAYWRGYKEYRERGRSQKLPKMMGFQAEGAAPIVRGHVVEKPETLATAIRIGNPASWRAAEAARDESGGVIDMVSDAEIVAAYQFLAQREGVFCEPASAASVAGLLKYARAGFFEPLRNDLLRIVCVLTGHGLKDPNNAIQYSAKPISVPATVEAILEHVELEPRKQTV, from the coding sequence GTGGCATCCGAGCCTTGGCAAGGTGTAATCCGAGCATACCGCGAGTTCTTGCCCGTTGGGGACGATACTCCAATCATCTCTCTCAACGAGGGGAATACGCCTTTGATTCCTGCACCCGCACTCGCGCGGGAGATTGGCCCTCGGGCCGAAGTGTTTTTGAAGTTTGAGGGCTTGAATCCGACAGGTTCCTTCAAAGATCGCGGCATGACCATGGCTGTGACAAAGGCGGTCGAGGAGGGCTCGAGCGCGGTCATGTGTGCTTCCACTGGGAATACGAGCGCCAGCGCCGCGGCTTATGCAGCACGTGCAGGTCTCGCCTGCATTGTGATTATTCCCGATGGCAACATCGCGTTGGGGAAGCTTGCCCAAGCCCTCATGCACGGTGCAAAAGTGTTTGCCGTACAAGGGAATTTCGATGATGCGTTACGTATCGTTCGGGAAGTGACCACTCGGTTTCGCATCACGCTTGTCAACTCGATCAATCCATACCGCATTGAGGGACAAAAAACAGGCTCGTTTGAAATCTGTGATGTGTTGGGGGATGCGCCAGATTTCCATTTCATTCCCGTCGGCAACGCCGGCAACATCACCGCCTACTGGAGGGGGTACAAGGAGTATCGCGAGCGGGGACGATCTCAAAAACTGCCCAAGATGATGGGATTTCAGGCTGAAGGAGCAGCGCCCATCGTCCGCGGACATGTAGTAGAGAAACCCGAGACTTTGGCCACGGCGATCCGCATTGGAAACCCTGCCAGTTGGCGAGCGGCGGAGGCGGCACGCGACGAGAGCGGCGGAGTGATCGACATGGTGAGTGACGCGGAGATTGTGGCCGCCTATCAGTTTTTGGCGCAACGCGAAGGGGTGTTCTGCGAACCAGCAAGTGCTGCGAGCGTCGCTGGGCTCCTCAAATACGCTCGTGCGGGATTCTTCGAGCCTCTGCGTAACGATCTACTGCGCATCGTATGCGTCCTTACAGGTCACGGTCTCAAGGATCCGAACAATGCCATTCAGTATTCAGCGAAGCCCATTTCGGTCCCAGCAACGGTCGAGGCCATCCTTGAGCACGTGGAACTTGAACCACGCAAGCAAACTGTGTAA
- a CDS encoding NADPH-dependent FMN reductase has product MARILGISGSLREGSHAHVLVRLALDAARKAGAEVELLDLREWFLPLFEAHKSYGDHPIVSKVVQKIRDAEGYIVGSPEYHASMSGALKNLFDFVYTELSGKLFGLVIATGGSQGVACADNLRACIHSCHGWTLPYIAAARLADFDEQGNLRNEQVRDRLERIGRDVAIYAPLLWQQFKADQALPPGPTRGFAEWAL; this is encoded by the coding sequence ATGGCTCGAATCCTTGGGATCAGTGGGAGTCTTCGGGAAGGTTCCCACGCACACGTGTTGGTGCGCCTTGCATTGGATGCAGCCCGGAAAGCTGGTGCAGAAGTTGAACTCTTGGATTTGCGCGAGTGGTTTCTACCGCTTTTTGAAGCCCACAAATCCTATGGGGACCACCCTATCGTTTCCAAAGTGGTGCAGAAAATTCGTGATGCCGAAGGTTACATTGTCGGCAGCCCAGAGTACCACGCCAGCATGAGCGGTGCCCTCAAAAATCTCTTCGATTTTGTCTACACTGAGCTTTCGGGAAAGCTGTTTGGTCTGGTGATTGCGACCGGCGGATCCCAAGGCGTCGCGTGCGCTGATAATTTACGTGCGTGTATTCATTCGTGTCACGGGTGGACACTCCCCTACATTGCAGCTGCTCGCTTGGCGGATTTTGACGAACAGGGCAATTTGAGAAACGAGCAAGTCCGCGACCGCCTCGAGCGAATCGGCCGAGACGTCGCAATCTATGCGCCACTTCTGTGGCAGCAATTCAAAGCAGACCAAGCGCTGCCGCCGGGGCCAACGCGCGGCTTCGCTGAGTGGGCTCTCTAA
- a CDS encoding Thiamin-phosphate pyrophosphorylase yields the protein MMFSAESLRLLLITDDSGRSPAELLRIVQAAIRGGVTGVQLREKQASGQRVRELVGELAALCQGAEVALFLNASLLHHISELPLSVGIHFGAATWHLRNSYVSGARDTLRSIGYSAHEIAEAQQVAQEGAHYVTLSPIYDTPSKRGILEPRGPAWLKLARGSLGEFPIVALGGIDGTNAREVVRAGADGIAVIRAIMAAPDPELAARQLREQVELGLRDRQNELRQGT from the coding sequence ATGATGTTCAGTGCCGAAAGCCTCCGTCTCCTCCTCATTACCGACGATTCCGGGCGGAGCCCCGCCGAGTTACTTCGAATTGTCCAAGCCGCAATTCGTGGCGGAGTCACAGGTGTCCAGCTCCGGGAAAAACAAGCGAGTGGACAGCGCGTCCGCGAGCTGGTGGGCGAGCTTGCGGCGTTGTGTCAGGGGGCCGAGGTGGCTCTGTTCCTGAACGCCTCACTCTTGCACCATATCTCAGAGCTGCCGCTAAGTGTTGGCATCCACTTCGGAGCGGCCACGTGGCATCTTCGAAACTCGTACGTAAGCGGAGCCCGAGACACGCTGCGTTCAATCGGGTACTCTGCGCACGAAATTGCCGAGGCGCAACAGGTTGCCCAAGAAGGCGCACACTACGTGACACTCAGTCCCATCTACGACACACCATCCAAGCGAGGTATACTTGAGCCCCGAGGGCCAGCATGGCTCAAACTTGCACGAGGCTCACTGGGCGAATTTCCAATCGTTGCTCTCGGCGGTATTGATGGAACGAATGCTCGCGAGGTCGTGCGAGCAGGGGCTGACGGCATTGCTGTGATCCGTGCCATCATGGCGGCCCCTGACCCCGAACTGGCAGCACGGCAACTGCGCGAACAGGTCGAGCTTGGCTTGCGCGATCGCCAGAATGAATTGAGGCAAGGCACTTGA